A single region of the Elizabethkingia sp. JS20170427COW genome encodes:
- the thrA gene encoding bifunctional aspartate kinase/homoserine dehydrogenase I: protein MKVLKFGGTSVGSVEALKKLKLIVEREKEEGKPLLVVCSAFSGVTNTLLNTTEMAMLHQDYQSTLLQLEQLHYNMIKEILPVAVQNPLLMLVKGNFNLLEDLLSSVAHLEELSDKTKAKIIALGEQLSCPIVTAYLNLSQPTEYKDARTLISTNSNYLNAEVAFDITLQNIQQWGLQLLPKTYVISGFIASNANKETTTLGRGGSDYTAAILGAAFDAEEVQIWTDVNGFMTADPRLVKNAYSLEYISYQEAMELSYFGAKVIYPPSLVPLIAKEIPIWIKNTFEPEHIGTQIYKKREAHDKALITGISSIDKVALINVVGTMIRLKGFSARLFSTLSSFNINIILITQASSEHSISFVIALEEVEKAKKAIEEEFRLEMETQKLQHLEIDTDISIVAIVGERMKKTKGISGKLFSTLGKNNINIIAIAQGSSELNISTVISKADLSKALNVIHDAFLLSPVKTYHIYCAGTGNIGQEFLKQIHQETDNLLKKHNIEIKVLGISNTRKMILANGSPIHIENWKQQLEEKGLEADLQTFIREVKKKQLPNTVFIDNTSSKQVVDEYENLFKNNISVVTCNKIGNSGSFAQYLTLKHLAAKNGVNFHYETNVGAGLPIIKTLQDLVISGDEVLKIEAILSGTISYIFNHYTGDKSFKDVVSEAQRLGFTEPDPRDDLNGLDFSRKMLILAREKGLALELEDIKIKNFLPSPCLEAPTVENFYQELSHHEEYFSGLKKQAEKENKKLRLIGVLENQEITVEVKMVETSHPFYNLSGSDNIIAFTTSRYQNTPLVVKGPGAGAAVTAAGVFADLVRVTTL from the coding sequence TTAGTAGTATGTTCTGCATTTTCAGGAGTAACCAATACTTTATTAAATACAACCGAAATGGCAATGTTGCACCAAGACTACCAAAGTACCCTTCTCCAACTGGAGCAATTGCATTATAACATGATTAAGGAAATTCTCCCGGTTGCGGTGCAGAATCCTTTGTTAATGCTGGTAAAGGGAAATTTCAATCTTCTAGAAGATCTGCTCTCTAGCGTTGCTCATTTAGAAGAACTTTCTGATAAGACAAAAGCAAAAATCATTGCTCTAGGGGAACAATTATCTTGCCCTATTGTTACCGCTTATCTCAACCTATCTCAGCCTACTGAGTATAAAGATGCCAGAACTCTTATTTCCACCAACTCTAATTACCTTAATGCAGAGGTAGCTTTTGATATTACCCTACAAAACATACAGCAATGGGGGCTGCAATTACTTCCCAAAACTTATGTTATCAGCGGCTTTATCGCCAGCAATGCTAATAAGGAAACAACAACTCTTGGCAGAGGAGGCTCGGATTATACTGCTGCTATCCTAGGAGCTGCTTTCGATGCTGAGGAAGTACAAATATGGACAGATGTCAACGGTTTTATGACGGCAGATCCTAGATTGGTAAAAAACGCTTATTCTTTAGAATATATCAGCTATCAGGAAGCAATGGAACTTTCTTACTTCGGGGCAAAAGTTATCTATCCTCCTTCTTTAGTACCTCTTATCGCTAAGGAAATCCCTATTTGGATTAAAAATACTTTTGAGCCTGAACATATAGGAACCCAAATTTACAAAAAAAGAGAAGCCCACGATAAAGCTTTAATTACCGGAATTTCATCAATAGATAAAGTAGCCCTCATCAACGTGGTAGGAACTATGATTCGGCTAAAAGGCTTTAGTGCTCGGCTATTTAGCACTTTATCGAGTTTTAACATCAATATTATTCTCATTACCCAAGCAAGTTCTGAGCATAGTATCTCATTTGTCATTGCTTTGGAAGAAGTTGAAAAAGCAAAAAAGGCAATTGAAGAAGAATTCCGCTTAGAAATGGAAACCCAAAAACTACAACATCTGGAAATAGATACCGACATTAGCATTGTTGCTATCGTTGGTGAAAGGATGAAAAAAACAAAAGGAATCAGTGGAAAGCTCTTCAGCACTTTAGGAAAAAACAATATCAACATTATTGCTATTGCACAAGGGTCTTCGGAACTCAACATCTCTACTGTTATTTCTAAAGCCGATTTAAGCAAAGCCCTCAATGTAATACACGATGCCTTTCTATTATCTCCCGTTAAGACGTATCATATCTATTGTGCTGGGACTGGGAATATTGGTCAAGAGTTCCTGAAACAAATCCATCAAGAAACCGACAATCTCCTTAAAAAGCATAATATAGAGATCAAAGTCCTTGGGATTTCCAATACCCGAAAAATGATTTTGGCAAATGGCAGCCCTATTCATATTGAAAATTGGAAGCAACAATTAGAAGAAAAAGGTCTAGAAGCAGACTTACAAACCTTTATCCGTGAGGTTAAGAAGAAGCAATTACCCAATACCGTGTTTATTGATAACACCTCAAGCAAGCAAGTGGTAGATGAATACGAAAATTTATTCAAGAATAACATCTCTGTGGTTACTTGTAATAAAATTGGGAATTCAGGATCTTTTGCTCAATACCTTACCCTCAAACATCTGGCTGCCAAAAATGGAGTTAATTTCCATTATGAGACCAATGTTGGTGCAGGATTACCCATCATCAAAACCCTTCAAGATTTGGTTATTAGCGGAGATGAAGTTTTGAAAATAGAAGCCATACTTTCTGGAACTATTTCTTATATCTTCAACCATTATACGGGAGATAAGAGCTTTAAAGACGTCGTAAGCGAAGCTCAAAGATTAGGCTTTACAGAACCCGACCCAAGAGATGATCTTAATGGTTTAGATTTCTCTAGGAAAATGCTTATCCTTGCGAGAGAAAAAGGTTTGGCTTTGGAATTAGAAGATATTAAAATCAAGAATTTCCTCCCTAGCCCTTGCCTAGAAGCTCCAACTGTTGAAAACTTCTACCAAGAGCTCAGCCATCATGAAGAATATTTTTCAGGTTTAAAAAAACAAGCAGAAAAAGAAAATAAAAAACTTCGATTAATAGGCGTCTTAGAAAATCAAGAAATCACCGTGGAAGTAAAGATGGTGGAAACCTCTCATCCTTTCTATAATCTTTCAGGAAGTGATAATATCATTGCCTTTACCACTTCTAGATACCAAAATACACCTTTGGTGGTAAAAGGACCTGGTGCTGGAGCTGCTGTAACAGCTGCTGGGGTGTTCGCCGATTTAGTAAGAGTTACCACATTATAA
- a CDS encoding homoserine kinase: MKKVKCYAPATVANVVCGYDILGFAIDQPGDEVVVSFNTHHKTVITKIEGDHGKLPLDAEKNVVGHVVNLFLDKINSKQGVDIELYKKMPLNSGLGSSAASSVGALVAVNELFGNPLTREELLPLSMEGERLASGNAHADNVAPSLLGGLVLIRSYDPLDVVKLPCEMDLHVVSVHPHVDVPTGEARKIIRQQVSLKKAVEQWGNIAGLVAGFCTNDVELIGRSMKDVIIEPIRSMLIPYFAEMKQLSLDHQAIGFGISGSGPSVFALCSSHEQALNIANQLYSFLSSQSIECESLVTKINKQGAIILP, encoded by the coding sequence ATGAAAAAAGTAAAATGTTATGCCCCAGCCACTGTAGCCAACGTAGTTTGCGGTTACGATATCCTAGGATTTGCCATTGACCAACCTGGAGATGAGGTGGTAGTTTCCTTTAACACTCATCATAAAACTGTAATCACCAAAATAGAAGGTGATCATGGAAAACTACCCTTAGATGCTGAGAAAAATGTAGTAGGCCATGTCGTAAATTTATTTCTAGACAAAATCAACTCCAAGCAAGGTGTAGATATAGAACTTTATAAGAAAATGCCCCTTAATAGTGGACTTGGCTCTAGTGCTGCCAGCAGTGTTGGGGCTTTGGTTGCCGTTAACGAACTATTCGGGAATCCCTTAACCCGAGAAGAGTTGCTTCCTTTATCCATGGAAGGAGAACGCCTAGCCTCAGGAAATGCTCATGCTGACAATGTTGCTCCATCTTTATTGGGAGGCTTGGTTCTTATCAGAAGTTACGATCCCCTAGATGTGGTAAAATTACCTTGTGAGATGGATCTTCATGTAGTATCTGTACATCCTCATGTTGATGTCCCTACGGGAGAAGCCAGAAAGATTATTCGCCAACAAGTGTCTTTAAAAAAAGCAGTAGAACAATGGGGCAATATCGCAGGACTTGTAGCTGGTTTCTGTACCAATGATGTAGAACTTATCGGCAGAAGCATGAAAGATGTAATTATAGAACCTATCCGCTCTATGCTTATCCCTTATTTTGCTGAAATGAAACAACTTTCACTAGACCACCAGGCAATAGGATTTGGGATTTCGGGATCTGGCCCTTCAGTATTTGCCCTTTGCTCATCTCACGAACAAGCGCTTAACATTGCTAATCAACTCTATAGCTTCCTTTCTTCCCAAAGTATAGAATGTGAATCACTCGTTACCAAAATCAATAAACAAGGAGCTATCATATTACCTTAA
- the thrC gene encoding threonine synthase, whose amino-acid sequence MKYYSTREKQYVNIQQAVLKGLAEDGGLYMPSEIPQLSQDFFENIENLSLPEIGFEVAKAFLGNAIPDQHLKNIVDDVLNFEIPLIPIHDNLYSLELFHGPTLAFKDVGARFMARLMSYFSQRKTMKVIAATSGDTGSAVAAGFYNVPGIEVYILYPKGKVSPLQEKQLTTWGGNIKALEIEGSFDDCQALAKQLLADEEMQKYQVTSANSINIARLIPQSFYYFWAYAQLKKQNKKVVFSVPSGNFGNLTAGLFAYKMGLPVEHFIASTNLNKVVPDFLETGIYTAKPSIPTISNAMDVGNPSNFERMKDLFQNNIDQFRAIISGYYFNDEETRNALQEVYQKYNYLLDPHGAIAYLGLSKYLENHPDYCGVLLETAHPAKFLEVVEDCISELVALPERLAAFNQKEKTAELLPVDYDRVKDFIKTS is encoded by the coding sequence ATGAAATATTATTCAACACGAGAAAAACAATACGTCAACATACAACAAGCTGTTTTAAAAGGATTAGCAGAAGACGGAGGGCTTTACATGCCTTCTGAAATTCCCCAACTTTCTCAAGATTTTTTTGAAAATATTGAAAATCTTAGCCTTCCTGAAATAGGTTTTGAAGTAGCCAAAGCATTTTTAGGAAATGCCATCCCAGATCAACATTTAAAAAATATAGTTGATGATGTTCTGAATTTTGAAATCCCTTTAATCCCTATCCACGATAACCTGTATAGTCTAGAACTTTTCCATGGGCCAACCCTTGCCTTTAAAGATGTTGGAGCACGATTTATGGCTAGGCTCATGTCCTATTTTTCACAAAGAAAAACCATGAAGGTAATTGCCGCAACTTCAGGAGATACCGGAAGTGCTGTTGCTGCAGGCTTTTATAATGTTCCAGGCATTGAAGTTTATATCTTATATCCCAAAGGTAAAGTGAGCCCCTTACAAGAAAAACAACTTACCACTTGGGGAGGAAATATTAAAGCTTTAGAAATTGAAGGATCTTTTGATGATTGCCAGGCGCTTGCCAAGCAACTTCTCGCCGATGAGGAAATGCAAAAATACCAAGTAACCTCTGCTAATAGTATTAACATCGCCCGACTCATCCCTCAGAGTTTCTATTACTTTTGGGCATATGCTCAGCTTAAAAAACAGAATAAAAAAGTAGTTTTCTCCGTTCCTAGTGGGAATTTTGGGAATCTTACAGCTGGGTTATTTGCTTATAAAATGGGATTACCTGTGGAACACTTTATCGCTTCTACCAACCTTAACAAAGTAGTTCCCGATTTTTTAGAAACAGGAATTTATACCGCGAAGCCATCCATACCCACCATAAGCAATGCTATGGATGTTGGCAATCCTAGTAACTTTGAGAGAATGAAGGATTTGTTTCAGAATAATATAGATCAATTTAGAGCTATTATTTCAGGCTATTATTTTAATGATGAAGAAACCCGAAATGCTCTGCAAGAGGTTTACCAAAAATACAACTATCTGCTAGACCCTCATGGGGCTATAGCTTATCTGGGACTTTCAAAATACCTTGAGAATCATCCAGATTATTGTGGGGTTTTATTAGAAACTGCCCACCCAGCAAAATTTTTAGAGGTTGTCGAAGATTGTATTTCAGAGCTTGTTGCCCTCCCTGAACGGCTTGCTGCTTTCAACCAAAAAGAGAAAACCGCTGAGCTACTTCCTGTAGATTATGATAGGGTTAAAGATTTTATTAAAACTTCCTAA
- a CDS encoding pseudouridine synthase → MSRERKNFSNKPNNGRPGGQKPSFGKPSRSTSNDRRSNERSSDSRDRFESSDRKSSFGKSSRPNFSDNTQNKDRSFPFGKPSFASKGKKGGRDFDTRDKYENGDRKYVASKSYKKPYDRQAEQNDKIKGYILKRKLDKLSQQQERDTIRLNKYIANSGICSRREADELITQGLVEVNGKVVTEMGYQVQKTDRVVFDGQGITPEKPVYVLLNKPKGYISTTKDEKMRKTVMDLVANASPYRLYPVGRLDRSTTGVILLTNDGHLTKKLTHPSFNMKKIYHVTLDKKVSSADLEEIRKGIRLEEGVAEVDNVSFIEGKPKNEVGIEIHIGWNRVVRRIFQRLGYEVEALDRVMFAGLTKKNVKRGHWRILNDLEVNNLKML, encoded by the coding sequence ATGAGCAGAGAACGCAAAAATTTTTCAAATAAGCCAAATAACGGTAGGCCGGGTGGTCAGAAGCCTTCATTTGGCAAACCTTCCCGTTCCACTTCTAATGATAGAAGAAGTAATGAGCGTAGCTCCGATTCTCGTGATAGATTCGAAAGCTCCGATCGTAAGTCGTCTTTTGGCAAGTCGTCTCGCCCAAACTTTAGTGACAATACCCAGAATAAAGATCGCTCTTTCCCTTTTGGAAAGCCTTCATTTGCCTCTAAAGGGAAAAAAGGAGGTAGAGATTTTGATACCCGAGATAAGTATGAAAATGGGGATCGTAAGTATGTAGCATCAAAATCTTATAAGAAACCTTACGACAGACAGGCAGAGCAAAATGATAAAATTAAAGGATATATCTTAAAAAGAAAATTGGATAAACTCTCTCAACAGCAAGAAAGGGATACCATTCGTCTTAATAAATATATCGCTAATTCAGGAATTTGTAGCCGCCGTGAAGCCGATGAGTTAATTACCCAAGGTCTAGTAGAAGTAAATGGTAAAGTAGTTACCGAAATGGGATACCAAGTACAAAAAACTGATAGGGTAGTTTTTGATGGACAGGGCATTACTCCTGAAAAACCAGTATATGTACTTTTAAACAAACCTAAAGGTTATATTTCTACTACCAAAGATGAGAAGATGAGAAAAACGGTTATGGATTTGGTTGCTAACGCTTCTCCATATCGTTTGTATCCTGTGGGTAGGTTAGACAGATCCACCACTGGAGTTATCTTGCTAACCAATGATGGTCACCTCACCAAAAAACTTACTCACCCTTCATTCAACATGAAGAAAATATATCATGTTACCCTAGATAAAAAGGTGAGCTCAGCAGATTTAGAGGAAATAAGAAAAGGAATCCGTTTGGAGGAAGGTGTTGCTGAAGTAGATAACGTATCTTTTATTGAAGGAAAACCAAAAAATGAAGTAGGAATTGAAATCCATATTGGTTGGAACCGTGTGGTAAGACGTATTTTCCAAAGATTAGGATATGAAGTGGAGGCTTTAGACAGAGTAATGTTTGCAGGGCTTACCAAGAAAAATGTGAAAAGAGGACATTGGAGAATCCTGAATGACTTAGAAGTTAACAACTTGAAAATGTTATAA
- a CDS encoding UbiA family prenyltransferase codes for MHSVKNRLLAKFSVFIGLLMGARVFIAVLLIFALYVSTFFLFNQEETLREFVFDFKVHAIILCSFLSILAGGIINQFYDKEKDQITKPFRTKLQNFIAQKHYLYLYLILNTLSLGIAASMSFRIFIFFLIYQFMMWFYSHKLSKMLIVNNLSFVGLSLYPFFGMLVYYQTFSMHILLMSVYLFSILISIDITKDILTKNADRIFGYQTIANSFSTTVSRRVTSLILLLNIGVTIGIICLKEVHNIMKLYFEIGLFIQIITLILLLKSQKYYSFTVINLLRLWVFVGIISMLVDGIVTYLRLSH; via the coding sequence ATGCATTCTGTGAAAAATCGTTTGCTTGCTAAATTTTCCGTTTTTATAGGACTTTTGATGGGAGCAAGGGTTTTTATCGCAGTATTGCTGATTTTTGCACTTTATGTCTCCACTTTTTTCCTATTCAACCAAGAGGAAACCTTAAGAGAGTTTGTGTTTGATTTTAAAGTACATGCCATTATCCTGTGTAGTTTTCTCAGTATTTTGGCAGGAGGGATTATCAATCAATTTTACGATAAAGAAAAGGATCAGATTACCAAGCCTTTCAGAACTAAGTTGCAAAACTTCATTGCTCAGAAGCATTATCTCTATTTATATTTAATCCTAAATACTCTTTCTTTAGGGATTGCGGCAAGCATGTCATTTAGGATTTTTATATTCTTTTTAATCTATCAATTTATGATGTGGTTTTACAGTCATAAATTAAGTAAAATGCTGATTGTAAATAATTTGTCGTTTGTTGGGTTAAGCTTGTATCCCTTCTTCGGAATGCTGGTCTATTATCAGACTTTTTCGATGCATATTTTGTTAATGTCGGTATATTTATTTTCAATTCTGATATCCATAGACATTACTAAAGATATTTTAACCAAGAATGCAGACCGAATTTTTGGGTACCAAACCATAGCCAATAGTTTTTCTACAACCGTTTCAAGGAGGGTAACCTCACTCATATTATTGCTGAATATAGGAGTTACAATAGGAATTATTTGCCTAAAAGAAGTTCATAATATTATGAAATTGTATTTCGAAATAGGACTTTTTATCCAAATAATAACCCTAATACTATTGTTAAAATCACAAAAATATTATAGTTTTACCGTAATTAACTTACTTAGGCTGTGGGTCTTTGTGGGGATTATTTCTATGCTCGTTGACGGAATTGTAACTTATCTTCGTCTTTCGCACTAA
- a CDS encoding mevalonate kinase — protein MANPLFYAKILLFGEYGIIENSQGLTLPYSFYKGCLQFSNLDTDFEKQSNAHLVNYAQYLASLDLPKDFGLDIEKFQADLKEGMYFDSNIPQGYGVGSSGALVAAIYERYSFVKRTPETINKNDLKELKKVFGTLESYFHGKSSGIDPLICYMNLPILIEDKDSVDKVNIAQGQEGKGAIFLIDSGQVGETGPMIQIFFEKLKNEGFRKTLKDEFIRYNNACIDNFLNKEMTPFFRNLKKLSYWAYEHFRPMIPESIFNAWKNGLETNAYYLKLCGSGGGGYILGFTKDYEKAEKMLEGFHKEVIYRF, from the coding sequence ATGGCGAATCCTTTATTCTATGCAAAAATATTATTGTTTGGCGAATACGGAATTATAGAAAATTCTCAAGGCTTAACATTGCCTTATAGTTTCTATAAAGGTTGCCTTCAATTTTCGAATTTAGATACCGACTTCGAGAAACAATCAAATGCTCATTTGGTAAACTATGCTCAATATTTAGCATCATTGGACTTGCCAAAAGATTTTGGTTTGGACATAGAAAAATTCCAAGCAGATCTAAAGGAGGGGATGTACTTCGACTCTAATATTCCACAAGGTTATGGGGTAGGCAGTTCTGGTGCATTGGTTGCCGCTATTTATGAAAGGTATTCTTTTGTGAAAAGAACTCCAGAGACTATTAATAAAAATGATCTAAAAGAGCTTAAAAAAGTATTCGGAACTTTAGAATCTTATTTCCATGGGAAAAGCTCAGGGATTGATCCTTTAATTTGTTATATGAACCTTCCAATTCTTATCGAAGATAAAGATTCTGTAGATAAAGTAAATATTGCCCAAGGACAGGAAGGGAAAGGAGCTATATTTTTGATAGATTCTGGGCAGGTAGGAGAAACAGGGCCTATGATTCAGATATTTTTTGAAAAACTAAAAAATGAAGGGTTCAGAAAAACTTTAAAAGATGAATTTATCCGATACAACAATGCATGTATTGATAACTTCTTAAACAAGGAAATGACGCCATTTTTTAGGAATCTTAAAAAATTATCCTATTGGGCATATGAGCATTTCCGACCGATGATTCCTGAAAGTATTTTTAATGCTTGGAAAAACGGATTGGAAACCAATGCATACTACCTGAAACTGTGTGGCAGTGGGGGAGGTGGTTACATACTAGGCTTTACAAAAGACTATGAGAAAGCCGAAAAAATGCTGGAAGGATTCCATAAGGAGGTGATTTATAGATTTTAA
- the lpdA gene encoding dihydrolipoyl dehydrogenase, with amino-acid sequence MNYDVIVIGSGPGGYVTAIRASQLGFKTAIVEKENLGGICLNWGCIPTKALLKSAQVFKYIEHAEEYGLNKVEPSFEFPNIINRSRGVANKMSKGIEFLMRKNKIDVVLGTAKVQPGKKVEVTKADGAKATLQGQHIILATGARSRELPNLPQDGKKVIGYRQALSLPQQPKSMIVVGSGAIGVEFAYFYATLGTKVTIVEFLPNIVPLEDEEVSKQLEKSLKKGGIEVMTNSSVESVDTTGAGVKAKVKTAKGEITLEADILLSAVGIQANIENIGLEEVGIKTERGRVLVNEWYQTNVPGYYAIGDIIPTQALAHVASAEGITCVEKIKGMHVETIDYRNIPGCTYALPEIASVGLTEKQAKEKGYEIKVGKFPFSASGKATANGDNDGFVKVIFDAKYGEWLGCHMIGVGVTEMIAEAVVARKLETTGHEILKSVHPHPTLSEAVMEAVAAAYDEVIHI; translated from the coding sequence ATGAATTATGATGTTATTGTTATAGGAAGTGGACCTGGAGGTTATGTAACCGCTATTAGAGCTTCCCAATTGGGTTTCAAAACTGCAATTGTAGAAAAAGAAAATTTAGGAGGTATTTGCCTTAACTGGGGTTGTATCCCAACTAAAGCTCTTTTGAAATCTGCTCAAGTTTTTAAATATATAGAACATGCTGAAGAGTATGGCTTAAATAAAGTTGAACCTAGTTTTGAATTTCCAAATATCATCAACAGAAGCCGTGGCGTTGCTAATAAAATGAGCAAAGGAATCGAATTCTTGATGAGAAAAAATAAAATTGATGTTGTTTTAGGAACTGCAAAAGTTCAGCCTGGTAAAAAAGTAGAAGTAACAAAAGCCGACGGAGCAAAAGCAACTTTACAAGGTCAACACATCATCCTAGCAACAGGAGCTCGTTCTAGAGAACTTCCGAACCTTCCTCAGGATGGTAAAAAAGTAATTGGTTATCGCCAGGCACTTAGCCTTCCTCAACAACCTAAATCTATGATTGTAGTAGGTTCTGGTGCAATTGGGGTGGAGTTTGCATACTTCTACGCAACTTTAGGAACTAAAGTAACCATTGTAGAGTTCTTACCAAACATAGTTCCTTTAGAAGACGAAGAAGTATCTAAACAATTAGAAAAATCTCTTAAAAAAGGAGGTATTGAAGTGATGACTAACTCATCTGTAGAAAGTGTAGATACTACTGGAGCAGGTGTAAAAGCAAAAGTAAAAACAGCAAAAGGTGAAATTACTTTAGAAGCTGATATCTTACTTTCTGCTGTAGGAATTCAAGCAAATATCGAAAATATAGGACTTGAAGAAGTTGGTATTAAAACCGAAAGAGGAAGAGTTTTGGTTAACGAATGGTACCAAACCAACGTGCCTGGATACTACGCAATTGGAGATATTATCCCAACACAAGCCTTAGCACACGTTGCTTCTGCAGAGGGTATTACTTGTGTAGAGAAAATCAAAGGTATGCATGTGGAAACTATCGATTATAGAAACATCCCAGGATGTACTTATGCATTGCCAGAAATTGCTTCTGTAGGGTTAACAGAAAAACAAGCAAAAGAAAAAGGTTACGAAATCAAAGTAGGAAAATTCCCATTCTCAGCAAGTGGTAAGGCTACTGCTAATGGCGATAATGATGGTTTTGTAAAAGTAATCTTCGATGCTAAATATGGAGAATGGTTAGGTTGCCATATGATTGGTGTTGGCGTAACTGAAATGATTGCAGAAGCTGTAGTTGCTAGAAAACTGGAAACTACGGGTCATGAGATTCTAAAATCAGTACACCCTCACCCAACATTATCAGAAGCAGTAATGGAAGCTGTTGCCGCTGCTTATGATGAGGTAATCCATATCTAA